In Clupea harengus chromosome 12, Ch_v2.0.2, whole genome shotgun sequence, the sequence agtgaatggcacaatctgtatatatatatatattctgtgatGTTGAAACATTAGTGCATGGTTTAAGAGTGATATTACTGGTCCTACTGTATTTGTCTTGCGAAAATCAAGCATATATGAGtacatgttagctagctaacgagcTAGCCAATTAACAAAATGCTACCTGACAGACATACATTAAAATAGCGATCTTGTCGTCAGAGAGCAATAAGGATCCGGAATAACCGGTGAATAGGGCAATACGCGGGTGGCAATCAGAATGTtagtactgtcgttgccatatgatacatttcaatatttgataACTAAATGTAGATGATTTGCCTGACAGTCCTTGAAGATACATGTAAAAGCTCAATtactaataaataataattttatataAAACTAATAATGCTTTATTTACCACACCCAGAGTTTGGTATGTGTTGAATGATATCACGTTGATATCACATGATGGTTGTCGTTTTCCAttggtaataaataatattacagaaCCAAGGTATGACATGGTGGTTCAGGtccttgcactgccgcctcacagcaagaaggtcatgggttcgattcccgcatgggccACTGTTGGTtaggggggcaggtcctccccagtcCTTCAGTGTTCAGGTGGGCTAGGTATCTCTAGGTatctctgtgtggagtttgcatgttctcccagtgtccacaagaaccccaacagcacactctcctatcaatccctgaccaagatggacggttcacttcacttggtccccgggcgcttaaaagctgccctggggtcctggaggaaggacaatcCGGGATGGGGAAATGCAGAAGTCAAATTCACGGCgattgttgacataactaggcTTTATACCAATGAAAACCATTTAGGTACTTCTTATtcaagtcagttaagttggaaaTACAAGGAGTTGTTTAGTTGGTGTTAGTAAATCCAGTTGAGTTAGAATTACATAAGTGAGTTAGGTCAGTGTAATGAAGgtctgtttagttagatgaacACTGCCTGATCAATTAAGGCTAACTTGACCAAATAATATTGCAATTACTTAATACAGTCTTGTTGGTTTCACATAAGTTagttatttcctctgtaataatagtattaaattagtttgaacacaactcagttatgtggaaatcattgacataacaatattaagtaatttgaacaacttatttttttgAGTGTAGGCGACACATCCCCTATAGAAACCACGTACACTCCTGCCACACCGTTAATGTCTACctttcatttagcagactcaGTAGCTTTAGACAAAACCAATTCCATTCATAAATGCCATGTAAATGCACATGCACGGGAAGGCAGATTTGGAGCAACTACGGTAAACTGTAACGCAACTTGTCAGTTTGAGTTTCAGTAGCTACTGTGGCTTTCAGAAGACAATAAGAATTTAAAAGGCATCCTCAGGGACTCGCACATTTTAGGGGGGGAAAGTATCCGATATTAGCTTCGTTTACTTACGTTACCACTTGGTGGAGTGTTTGAGGGAAATGCCACGGACAGCGTCAGTCATTGTGCTGGAGCAGGACTTTACCCCTTATCGAACGCCGTtgtcacttcaacttttgtgttttctctcctcgGTCCTATACGGTCGTGTATGACGTTTCACTTTCGCACANNNNNNNNNNNNNNNNNNNNNNNNNNNNNNNNNNNNNNNNNNNNNNNNNNNNNNNNNNNNNNNNNNNNNNNNNNNNNNNNNNNNNNNNNNNNNNNNNNNNNNNNNNNNNNNNNNNNNNNNNNNNNNNNNNNNNNNNNNNNNNNNNNNNNNNNNNNNNNNNNNNNNNNNNNNNNNNNNNNNNNNNNNNNNNNNNNNNNNNNNNNNNNNNNNNNNNNNNNNNNNNNNNNNNNNNNNNNNNNNNNNNNNNNNNNNNNNNNNNNNNNNNNNNNNNNNNNNNNNNNNNNNNNNNNNNNNNNNNNNNNNNNNNNNNNNNNNNNNNNNNNNNNNNNNNNNNNNNNNNNNNNNNCCGATTAGTTCTgtattttcagtgttttagaGTAAACGACGTGCAAACAATTGTTTTACGTGCCTGATTGTCGGACACACGTGGTCTTTTcgacaagcacatgcacatgcatttcCAATGCAATCCTGGGGTTATGCTAACTTGGGTAAATAGCTAGCTTAGCCAAGAACTTGTGTTCCTTAGATTTAGCCGACCGATTAACACATGCGCACCGGGTTAATCGTTTGGATTACCTATATTGGTCACAAGTAAAATGCTATCGGAAAATAATGATTACTTTGACGTATTTGATTGTATAGTAGACACGAGACCGCTAGTACTTACCACGTGGTGCGACGGTAACCTAACCTCGGCTGCCGAATGGCAGCTGGCCTAAGGTTGACACGTGTGTAAGTTAAATGAGGTCAAGATAGCTTTCTTGAGACTATAGTCATGTCGACATTTTTTGGAGTCAAGTCAGCCACCGAGTACTCAAGTAACCAACCATCTTTTCCACAGGTGCTGTTGCACGTGCTATTCGAACATGCAGCGGGTTAATGCGCTGTTTGCCGTCAAAGAGGTCGAGGAGATTGGAATGTTGCTACCTCAGGTAAGTTTTGCGTGTAGTAGTGACGGTTTGTTCGTTTATCTTGTTTTGCTTTATTATACATGTTCTGCATTCGGTACATATTTATAAGTCGAACCCCTGTGTTTCAGGTGGAGGAAAGCGTCCTGACATTGGCAAGTTCAACAATGTAGTGAAGCTAGCTGCATTCTTCCCTTTCAAGTCTGCGCAGGCTGCTCTGGAGAACATAAATGCCGTTTCTGAAGGTTGGTCCTTGTCTTGGTGCAGTAACAGTGGACGGGGCTACTTAGTGGCGCCACTTAAACTGAACTGGAAGCTTGATATAGATTGGCGCTGTAGTAATGATGTTTTTATATCTGTCAATCCCCTGAAAACCCATGTTGACAACTTCCATCACAACTGAACTCAGCGGCCCAAAGAAAGTTACCATGTTCATAGCAACAGTAGGATGTCAAGCCGCCATGTTGGTATAAAGACTTGACTTTACAGTTGAAAAGGCCTTGGTGGTCAGGCTTTGTGCTCTGTCTTAGCAGTACagctttatatatttattttaatatatttcAAATGCAATAaccagtcattttttttctgtgtttaggAGTTGTTCACGCAGACCTGAGGCTCTTTCTGGAGACAAatctgccctctagtggtaaaAACAAGACAGTGCTGGGTGTCTCAGATGCCAAAGTAGGTGCTGCCCTTCAGGAGGAGCTAAAGCTCTCCATTCAGACTGGCGGTGTGGTGGCTGAGATCGTCAGAGGTGAGTCTTCAGCACACCATTTTGTAAGGGCTAATTCTCACCCAAGACCGGATGGGTATATGCAGAGCATAAAATCATGATCCATCTTGTGTTGGTGGTGTTAGTCAGGGTAAGCCTGTTCTGTTGTGATGTAATATCAAATGCACTGACTACTGATGCTTTATACTGAAAAAACTGAACAGACAGGCTCAACACAGCTATAAAATACAAGGCTGGACTGACTttttaacatgactgaaatagaacatttacatttttgaaaTCAGTAAATATACAGGATGACAGTAACAGTGTTTTGTTACTGAATACAGCCCAGATCTGCCTTGAAGCCTCCCACATTTTATAtgagccaatcaacatgttatGTAGTGTTTCATTCTTGGCGGTGTTTGTAAAGGACCCTACTCCTGTTTCGTAGGTGTGCGTCTGCACTTCCACGCACTGGTGCGTGGTCTGACCGGGGAGGCAGCCTCCAAAGCCCAGCTGGGTCTGGGCCACAGCTACTCCCGAGCCAAGGTCAAGTTCAATGTGAACAGAGTCGACAACATGATCATCCAGTCCATTGCTCTGCTAGACCAGTTGGACAAGGACATCAACCTCTTCTCCATGCGCGTGCGGTAGGTTGGCTCGACATGTGGTGCTCCCTTGTGTGTCCTGTCTTGTGttgtcagatttacaaatgaagGAAATGCTCCTGAAAAAATAAATTGCTTCAACGACTTGTAGAGTGAAGTCACAATAAGAGATGGATGTGGCATTTAAGCTAGCTGGCTTGCATTCCTGAAGGCCATTAAATAATCACTGCACATGCTAGATGTCTGAGGGTATTGCAATAGATTACAAGCCATGGGGTTCCCCAAGTTGCCAACATAATTTGTTGGCGGAGTCTGAAGTTGGCAAAAATGTGAACATCGCTTACAGTGGcttaaagttaaaaaaaaaaaaaaaaaaaaaaagtccctgGGAGTATTTCCTTCTTTTGAACCGTTGCAGTGTTGCTGTGGAACCAGTCTGTCCAGGCCCTCTCCCATGCATGCGTGTGGGTCATATGGGCCTAGGTGCATCTCTAACACAACTGTGTGCTCAATTTCACTTCTACTCCCAAaagtagttttgtttttttattaacatTAACTCCAAAACTTAAAGCTTGGGTGTGTCTGCTTGCGTTGcgctgtgtgcggtgtgtgtggtgctgctaACTGTTCATTTGGCTCAATCTCATTTGGATGAAAACGGCATCCAACTCGGGTGGTGTGAAACTATTTCTGAACTCTAAATCGTTTGTCTTGCCCAGCACGTGCACCTGATTAGGCTCAAAGAAGCCTAATCAGTTGTGTCTGGACAGGAACAAACATTCGATTCTAGAAGGAACCTCAGGGTTCTCAGAGCTGATTTATGATCAGGTATGTTCACCCCTCTGATGGCTGGTGACCCTGATCCCAGGTCAGCTCTGCTCCCCTTGTGGTGATTGATGAGGCGGCTCCTGGAGTTGAGTGCTGTTTTTCGAGCCAAGTGAATACTGGGGAGCAGCGCCCCCTGTAGACCTCCCAGTGCTTACCACAGCCAGGACCATACCTAGCCTTGACTGTACAGAAAAGGAGGGACATCAAAGTCCCGCCCCAGGTGCTCTGAGTCCAATCCCTGTGGGCAAATTGCATCCTGAGGGGGAGACACGCCTGCACAGACTGGTTCTCCAATGACCAtccagtttgtgtgttttgtttggagTGTTAACCTGGGATATCCCCATGAATTTGGTGCACCTACCTAAGATTTAGCTGCTTGTGCCTCACTTAAATGTTCTCTTGCTTTCCATCCGCCGGGTAGTGAGTGGTATGGCTACCACTTCCCAGAGCTGGTGAAGATCGTGCCTGACAACTCCACGTACTGCCGTTTGGCCAAGCTAATCGGGAACCGTAAGGAACTGAGCGAGGAGAACCTGGAAGCCCTAGAGGAGGTCGTGATGGACAGCGCCAAGGCCCAAGCCATCCTGGATGCGTCCCGAAGCTCCATGGGTAAGgggggacacacatacacacactcggaTGCAGTTTGGAGTTTGCTGCTGTAGTCATGATGTTTCTATATCTGTCAATCCCCTGAAAACTCATGTTGACAACTTCCATCACTACTGAACTACAGCGGCCCCAAGAAAGCTACTATTATCATAGCAACAGTAGGATTAAGAAAAGTTTATGAACTCTactattctgtttttttttttctctaggtATGGACATCTCTCCTATTGACCTGATCAACATTGAGAGTTTCTCCTGTCGGGTCGTGTCCCTGAATGCTTACCGACTGGAGCTCCAGGAGTACCTGCGGTCCAAAATGACCCAGGTTGCTCCCAACTTGGCTGCTCTCATTGGCGAAGTGGTGAGTAGCTTTGTGGATGAGTTTTCTTTTTGTCCCAGTAAAAAGGTTCGAGTAAATGTTGGGTACGGTCTCTCAGGCAAACCAGTCATGATGTTTCAAATATCTGTCAATCCACTGAAAATCAGTGCTGAGAACCATTTCCATTAAACTGAACTGCTGAGTCACCCTGTATTCACATTAATCTATTGATTGCTGGGCCTGTAGTTGCTCACAATTGCCCTGTCCTTTCATTGTTTCCTAAGATCAAAGCcgttgtatttttgtgtgtaactCCTCTGTTCGTCCTCGCAGGTTGGAGCGCGTCTCATCTCTCATGCCGGCAGTCTGACTAACCTGGCCAAGTACCCGGCTTCTACGGTGCAGATCCTGGGCGCAGAGAAGGCCCTGTTCAGGTACTGGGGCACCCCTTCCCTGCGGGGTAACACAGGAGTCACGGTGATGGCAGGGCGGGGGGCGGTTGCGAGACGGGTGATTGGCCAACGGGACTCTGTTCCTGCAGCTTAAGTGATCCCTCTCCCATACTTCACCGCACACCCTCCCCAGTCTGAGTGACTACCAAGGGCTTACTGAGGTAGATACTCAGACATGTTTCACCAGATAGTATGGATAGATAGACATGCAAAACTTGAAGCCAAAGGTAGTCCTAtgttacaaaaatataatatacCTTAGAAGGGATATTGTTTGGCGCTGTAGTAATGATGTTTTTATATCTGTCAATCCCCTGAAAACCCATGTTGACAACTTCCATCACAACTGAACTCAGCGGCCCAAAGAAAGTTACCATGTTCATAGCAACAGTAGGATGTCAAGCCGCCATGTTGGATTAAAGACTTGACTTGAAGCCAAAGTTAGTCCTATGTTACAAGAATGCTTTAACTGAACGTGCAAGTAtttatacacatgtgtataGTGGGACCCTTCCTGTGCAGCTATGTAGCTAAGGCTGTTATCTGTAGcatagtactgtgtgtgtgtgtgtgtgtgtgcgcgcatcatccccccccccctctaacccTTGTGCACATTGACCTATAGAGCCCTGAAGACAAAAGGCAACACACCCAAATATGGTCTGATCTTCCACTCTACTTTCATCGGCCGGGCCGCTGCCAAGAACAAGGGCCGCATCTCCCGTTACCTTGCCAACAAGTGCACAATCGCTTCTCGTATCGACTGCTTCTCTGGTGAGCATTGAAACGCCTGTTTGAATGGAGTAACTAAATCTGGCTGCCACTAATTTGCATTTAACAATGAAGTGATGAATTGCACCCAATGTAAAACAACTTTGCGATGATGTCTATATTTTTCGTCAACAGCATGTCACCCCTCGGGAGTTCATGTTGAAAATTTTAAACTGAGCAAAACAGTTGGTTAATGGGTAGAGCCCTCAGGGCTGCTGCACAAATATGCTTGAGGCTAAACTTACCCTTCTCGTTTTGACTCACTCAGAGGTGCCAACCTGCGTGTTTGGTGATAAGCTGAGGGACCAGGTGGAGGAGAGGCTTTTGTTTTACGAAACTGGCGAAGCACCCCGCAAGAACGTGGAAGTGATGAAGGAGGCCATGAAAGAGGTATGTGCATTTTGGGAATGAAAGAACTAAGGGGAGGTTCTCATCCCGCAGTTCAAGAACAAATGCTCTTGTACAGCTTCAGCTGGGTCAAAGTGCAGTGAGTAAAGTGATGACCATTCTATCCTGATAAAAAACCGTGAGGGTTCAAACTGATTTAATGAGTCTGATTGCTGTATCCCATGTGCTGGGGAGCTGTTGAAAGATCTACAGCTAGGGGAGCCCGAGAGTTTTAACACGTGACACTTTTTGTTTCCTGGTCAAGGCTGGAGATGTTGCAGCAGAGGTCAAGAAGAAGCTGgacaagaaagagaagaagcgcttgaaaaagaagaggaagtcCGAGGCGCTCTCCACAGGcgggggagatgaggaggaggcggaggaggaaggGGTGACGCCCAAGAAGGCCAAGTCCAATGGAGATGCATCATCTCAGGTGAGTGTGGTTGTGCGTTGTGAACTCGTATGAGGGTGCATGGCTAGACATGGGAATGGACCCTCTGCGGTGGTTCTTCTCCCCTAAATGCCGTGCCAGAGAAAACCTTCTCCGAACCATTGACACACCCCATCCAGTGGGTTTGCTCTCTGAAGTGAGTAGGACAGATCTTAAAATGGTGCTCAACTATAGTCACCAGTTGGCCCCAAGCTCAGAAGGTCTGAGTACGAATTCTGCCATGTTTGAAACCCACTTTCTGAGATTTCTTGGGAGATGTCGGAGCAAAACTTGTGATGCAATACAGGGGAAACGCTTAGGTCTGTTTTGTTAAAGTGTTGAATGCCCGTTACTTTAACAGGAAAATGGAGAAGCCGAGGTTGAGGTGACTTCtgcgaagaagaagaagaaaaagaagaagcaggaggaggaggcccctGCAGCTGAGGAGATAGAGGTcaaggaggaggcggaggaagCGGGCAACGGCGTGGAAACGACCACTCCgtcgaagaagaagaaaaagaagaagcaggaggaggaggaggaagaggcggcTGCTCCTGAAgtcaaggaggaggaggcgatggaggtgaaggaggagaacGGAGTTGAGGCCACTCCgtcgaagaagaagaagaaaaaggtgAAGGAGGAGCCAGCGCAAGACACTCCAGAACCCGTatcagaaaagaagaaaaagaaaaaggtcaAGAACGAAACGGAAGACGAGTAAATGATTTCAAACCTCCAGGAGGAAATGgacaatttatttttttgtagtATTGTACagctttaatttgtattttatcCGGTCTTGCGTTCCCAGATTGTCCTTGCTGGTGAGCAAGGAGGGAATGATTCCGTCTTGATTTGGCCTTGAAAGGCCATGGTATATCtgcaaagcttttttttttaatccttgtATATAATGTGTCAGTTTGTCTCCATGCACCTTCTGCTGATTGTTTCCAGTTCAGCTGTGTGCCTTTGAGTCTAAATGATGTTCCATCAGGCCATTTAGTCACCAGTGCTTGAATTATATTTggtggcaaagtgtgtgtgcaaactgtaaatgtgaaatcaAATTAAACCATGTGGATTTTGCAGAACATGCATCTGATATCTTTTAATAAGCTTGTACATAACTCAGTTATTTGCGTTTTCAAGTTCCTTTGCCTGGCAGCCCAATGCCCTATACCGTCCTTTACAGTTTGCTATTCAGAGCAATAGGAACAGGATATGTGCATAAAAAGTTACCATTTCCACCTAGTAATCTAGCTATATTTAAGCACAAAATGGGTGTAACTTTTCCTGTATGCATTTCACACAACAAAAAATGGCAcacctttgaataatgcttAGCACCAGTGAAGGACCTCCACATGCTGAGGTGGTCCTTTAGTGATCTAGGTTACCCAAAATGTCTGCAAGTGCTAATCTGTGTAAATCAAGACACCCACACTAAATCTAATAAGACAAGGATTGGGTGCACCAACAATTCCCTTTGAGGCTATCTAAAGGCATGCCACCTGACCTGAAGTAATCGGTTCATcttgccaccacacacacaacctgatcAGGGACTTGATTTCCCAAGACAATGCTCACCATAACGGGTTTATTGTACATCACGTCCTAAGGGTTTGCCCAAAACTTGATATGTTCTAGTTTCAACTGTTTTTGGCAGGTGTGAAAAGGTAAAGGTGGTTTAGA encodes:
- the nop56 gene encoding nucleolar protein 56, with protein sequence MSTFFGVKSATEYSSGGKRPDIGKFNNVVKLAAFFPFKSAQAALENINAVSEGVVHADLRLFLETNLPSSGKNKTVLGVSDAKVGAALQEELKLSIQTGGVVAEIVRGVRLHFHALVRGLTGEAASKAQLGLGHSYSRAKVKFNVNRVDNMIIQSIALLDQLDKDINLFSMRVREWYGYHFPELVKIVPDNSTYCRLAKLIGNRKELSEENLEALEEVVMDSAKAQAILDASRSSMGMDISPIDLINIESFSCRVVSLNAYRLELQEYLRSKMTQVAPNLAALIGEVVGARLISHAGSLTNLAKYPASTVQILGAEKALFRALKTKGNTPKYGLIFHSTFIGRAAAKNKGRISRYLANKCTIASRIDCFSEVPTCVFGDKLRDQVEERLLFYETGEAPRKNVEVMKEAMKEAGDVAAEVKKKLDKKEKKRLKKKRKSEALSTGGGDEEEAEEEGVTPKKAKSNGDASSQENGEAEVEVTSAKKKKKKKKQEEEAPAAEEIEVKEEAEEAGNGVETTTPSKKKKKKKQEEEEEEAAAPEVKEEEAMEVKEENGVEATPSKKKKKKVKEEPAQDTPEPVSEKKKKKKVKNETEDE